The following proteins are encoded in a genomic region of Schistocerca serialis cubense isolate TAMUIC-IGC-003099 chromosome 9, iqSchSeri2.2, whole genome shotgun sequence:
- the LOC126419778 gene encoding odorant receptor Or2-like produces MKQIRPENMERTVAWTESGESVLRFNIRHLWFFGMWPLYESRMFHIYTAYGFSLGVWNVVEGALAAYFTWGDMEQTTLVLMAISTNCNGLVKMGFFLWDRRLYYSLVRRVDALMSLQSEFCCRESVLWNILRGSERRAFRLTLGMLLFMFSQCFIWFPMPLVAHTEERRLPFAQHVWDNNTGNYELSYFAQCAAGLWMTQISFGMDCLFASVMILLAAQLEIVAERIMGIRVEASTPIKEKAEGYKQSSTAKHADTMYRDIRLCIESHQKVLSFVAHLQDTMSPIAMTQFTFAVLVICFGLFQATYSEDFSAVLKCASFLPIPCGQVYLYCWAANNVTMQAEAVMMAAYSCSWVEASGRFKRVLRILISRAQKPLVLTAGHLYPIDREAFLSLVNASYSYYALLSQMNNR; encoded by the exons ATGAAACAAATAAGGCCAGAGAACATGGAAAGAACTGTAGCTTGGACCGAGAGCGGTGAGTCCGTTCTCAGATTTAACATCCGCCATCTGTGGTTCTTCGGTATGTGGCCCCTTTATGAATCGCGGATGTTCCACATTTACACTGCCTACGGCTTCTCTCTGGGCGTCTGGAACGTAGTGGAAGGTGCACTGGCTGCGTACTTCACGTGGGGAGATATGGAGCAAACGACGCTGGTGCTCATGGCCATTTCCACCAACTGCAACGGTCTCGTTAAAATGGGCTTCTTCCTGTGGGACAGGCGCCTGTACTACTCTCTGGTGCGACGGGTGGACGCGTTGATGTCGCTACAGAGCGAGTTCTGCTGCCGGGAATCTGTCCTCTGGAACATCCTGCGCGGCTCGGAGAGGCGCGCTTTTCGCCTCACGCTGGGCATGTTGCTCTTCATGTTCTCGCAGTGCTTCATATGGTTCCCCATGCCGCTGGTTGCTCATACTGAAGAGCGGCGCTTGCCCTTCGCTCAACACGTGTGGGACAACAACACTGGAAACTACGAACTCTCGTACTTCGCCCAGTGCGCTGCAGGTTTGTGGATGACACAGATCAGCTTCGGCATGGACTGTCTCTTCGCATCGGTCATGATTCTGTTGGCCGCGCAGTTAGAGATCGTCGCAGAACGTATTATGGGGATCAGAGTCGAAGCCAGCACGCCGATAAAGGAAAAAGCCGAGGGCTACAAACAGAGTTCAACGGCGAAACACGCAGATACAATGTACAGAGATATCCGCCTCTGCATCGAGAGTCACCAAAAAGTTCTCAG CTTCGTGGCCCATTTGCAGGACACGATGAGCCCCATCGCTATGACGCAGTTTACTTTCGCCGTTCTTGTCATATGTTTTGGATTATTTCAGGCAACATAT AGCGAGGACTTCAGCGCAGTGCTGAAATGTGCGTCTTTTCTCCCAATTCCTTGCGGGCAAGTTTATCTCTATTGTTGGGCAGCAAACAACGTAACCATGCAG GCAGAAGCTGTAATGATGGCAGCTTACAGCTGTTCGTGGGTGGAGGCGAGTGGACGTTTCAAACGCGTCCTGAGGATCCTCATCAGTCGCGCCCAGAAACCATTGGTCCTCACCGCTGGGCATCTCTATCCCATTGATAGAGAAGCTTTTCTTTCG CTGGTGAATGCCTCTTATTCATACTACGCACTACTCAGTCAAATGAATAACCGCTAG